The following coding sequences lie in one Vanessa tameamea isolate UH-Manoa-2023 chromosome 17, ilVanTame1 primary haplotype, whole genome shotgun sequence genomic window:
- the LOC113400280 gene encoding large ribosomal subunit protein uL5, which produces MVVNFDVSNFFQKFVIMARVPPPANPALKKDKKEKKIPKDNSKNVMRNLHIRKLCLNICVGESGDRLTRAAKVLEQLTGQQPVFSKARYTVRSFGIRRNEKIAVHCTVRGAKAEEILERGLKVREYELRRDNFSATGNFGFGIQEHIDLGIKYDPSIGIYGLDFYVVLGRPGFNVAHRRRKTGKVGFPHRLTKEDAMKWFQQKYDGIILNSKK; this is translated from the exons ATGGTAGTAAACTTTGACGTTTCGAACTTCTTTCAAAAATTTGTAATCATGGCG CGTGTACCACCGCCTGCAAATCCTGCCCTTAAAAAGGATAAGAAGGAGAAAAAGATTCCGAAAGACAACTCTAAAAATGTTATGCGGAATCTGCACATAAGAAAACTCTGTTTGAACATCTGTGTTGGTGAATCTGGTGACAGACTGACACGTGCTGCTAag GTGTTGGAACAGTTAACTGGTCAACAGCCCGTTTTCTCCAAGGCCCGTTACACTGTCAGATCTTTTGGTATCCGTCGTAATGAAAAAATTGCAGTTCACTGCACTGTCCGTGGTGCTAAGGCCGAGGAGATCCTTGAAAGAGGATTAAAA GTCAGGGAATACGAGTTGAGACGCGACAACTTCTCAGCGACGGGTAACTTTGGTTTCGGTATTCAGGAGCACATTGACTTGGGTATCAAGTATGATCCTTCTATTGGTATCTATGGTCTCGACTTCTACGTCGTTCTTGGAAGACCAG gaTTCAATGTAGCACACAGAAGACGTAAGACTGGCAAGGTTGGGTTCCCCCATCGTTTGACTAAGGAAGATGCCATGAAGTGGTTCCAACAGAAATACGATGGTATAATCCTTAACAgcaaaaagtaa